The DNA sequence acctcagatctccattctTTCCGGTCTTGAGGGTCAGCAGTAGAGAGCTTCCATTCTCTACGATCTTTCTCTGTCAGCTCTCTCCAAGATAGCATTGGCCGACCAACTCTACGTCTCCCGGGAACTTTTATATTTAGAGCGCTTTTGACTGCACTGCTGGATCTAACAACGTGGCCATACCAGCGGAGTCTCCTTTCCCTTAAGATGAGGTCGAGGTCGTTGATGCCAAGCCGCCCCAGCAATTCAGTTGAACTTACAGTGGCCATATCTTCAAGCTTGGTGTTACagatctgtcttatcatggcCCTGTCATTGCGTAGTAGGCGATGAAGATTTGGCTTGGTCAGTGCCCAGGTCTCACTGGCATGGAGCATAGCGCTCCGTACACAGGTGTTATACACTAGACCACGGGTCTTATACGACAGGTGGCATGATTTCAGGACTGGTAGCAGCTCCCTGAACTTCTTCCAAGCAGTCTTCACACGCATAGTGGCTGCAAGGTCACAGCCACCAGCTGCGGAAAGCAATTTGTCTCCGAGGTAGCAGAAGGAGCCTACGACCTCCAACTTGTCCAGACCAACTTGGATATCACTCTGCGGCCTGCCGTCAAGAGAGCGAGTAGTTCCTCTGCATCTTGAACATCTGAAGTCAGGGTCCACAGACATGCGCACGAGCCCACTGCATTTCTTGTGCACCCAGTGCTTGCAGCTattgcagaaaatactattGCTGCCTACACCTGTACGACAGACAGCACATAAGAAGCTGCCCGAGTCCTGAAGTAGGTCAAGACCCGTACCGCAGATCATGATCTTGGTTTTGCCTGCATTCACTCTCAGTCCTTTCCTTTCCATAGCTTCTTTCCAAGTCAGAAGCCTCTTGACACATTCATCCAATGAGTCAGTAATGATAACCAGGTCATCTGCATACAGATCCTCCCAGGGAACACCGGTGCGAAATTTGCGTGAAAGAGCCTCGAGGACGATGATGAAAAGCAGAGGGCTAATTAAGTACTGACCCCTGATGGACTCCGACCCTCATAGCAAACTCCTCACTGTAGCCATCACCAACACGGACACAGCTACGGGCATTTGCATACATCCCCTGCACCAGACGCACAATCCACTCTTCCACACTAAGTTTTCGCAGTGCCCACCAGATCACCTTCTGAGGGACACAGTCAAATGCCTTTTTGAGGTCCACGAACGCCATATAGAGCCGTTTGTTTACTGCGAGATATTTTTCCTGCAGCTGCTGAACAACAAATATTGCGTCAGTTGTACCTCTGCCAGGGACGAAGCCAAACTTGGAGTCATCGATTGTCACCAACTGCCTAATAAGGCTGTCCACAATCCTCTCCAGGACTTTCATGACTTGTTCTGTCAGTTTGAGTCCCCGGTAGTTGCCCCTGTCCAGAGCATCACCCTTGCCCTTGTAGAGGCAGACAATGAAACTCTGCTCCCAGTCAGTGGGGACCTTGCCATCACGGACAATTGAGGATGCAAGGTCACGGATCATGGATACACCTGTGTCACCTTCGGCTCTGATCATCTCCACTACTATTCCCGATGGTCCTGCCGCTTTACCCAACTTCATCTTGGAGATGACCTTTTTCACCATATCAATTGAGATTGGGACAGGTGGCCCTTCCAGTGGTGATTCATTGGTTAGGTGTTCAGGGTCCCATTCAAATTCCACATTTAGGAGCCTTTCATAATGTATAACCTagcttaatttttttgtgaaactttttaaacacattagattTCAGAATATAATATTTGGGCATGTATTAATTAGTGATGAAACAATTGTCGCTGACAATCGATTGTTGATCGTTTTTGGCTCTTCGATTCCGATtatcgattctatttttcataatcgattgtcacCTGTACACTAATAAatatctaatccgagattcatctgactgttaatcccgcttttatatcgagacatgtgcgggggagagtcagagtggactccacattgaTAAGTGGGAATTCAttgacaccagctagtgtgtttgctgcacatatccataaaactaaatagaaataacccccaaaataataaatatttattaacttAAGGAATTTCTAATAGTcatcaaaaatttgaatgtcagttgtcaaggtacatgagagatacagagctcacaattctttgataTGTTAACAacgctcgtgccatgtttttgtgtttacatatatactaggttaaatactagtaaaagtttcatttgaagcagatattttcaatttaaaagttacTTCTGAACACAGTTAgtgtttctagtgtttggcacatctcatttgctattttttattaagcaagctatatgtaaacaaaaacatggcacaagccttgtttacataacaagaaattgtgagtgctgtatctcacttataacaTGTCTAACACAACAACTGATAacaaattgtgagtgctgtatctcacttataacaTGTCTAACACAACAACTGATAacaaattgtgagtgctgtatctcacttataacaTGTCTAacacaacaactgatattcaaattgtgagtgctgtatctcacttataacaTGTCTAACACAACAACTGATAacaaattgtgagtgctgtatctcacttataacaTGTCTAACACAACAACTGATAacaaattgtgagtgctgtatctcacttataacaTGTCTAacacaacaactgatattcaaattgtgagtgctgtatctcacttataacaTGTCTAACACAACAACTGATAacaaattgtgagtgctgtatctcacttataacaTGTCTAACACAACAACTGATAacaaattgtgagtgctgtatctcacttataacaTGTCTAACACAACAACTGATAacaaattgtgagtgctgtatctcacttataacaTGTCTAacacaacaactgatattcaaattgtgagtgctgtatctcacttataacaTGTCTAACACAACAACTGATAacaaattgtgagtgctgtatctcacttataacaTGTCTAACACAACAACTGATAacaaattgtgagtgctgtatctcacttataacaTGTCTAacacaacaactgatattcaaattgtgagtgctgtatctcacttataacaTGTCTAACACAACAACTGATAacaaattgtgagtgctgtatctcacttataacaTGTCTAACACAACAACTGATAacaaattgtgagtgctgtatctcacttataacaTGTCTAACACAACAACTGATAacaaattgtgagtgctgtatctcacttataacaTGTCTAACACAACAACTGATAacaaattgtgagtgctgtatctcacttataacaTGTCTAACACAACAACTGATAacaaattgtgagtgctgtatctcacttataacaTGTCTAacacaacaactgatattcaaattgtgagtgctgtatctcacttataacaTGTCTAacacaacaactgatattcaaattttggtggACCATTGGAGGTGTGTTAGTTAGCACTgcatgtaaacaataaaaatgggaaaataaaatttgaagattttcagctcaaattgtgttCATGCTCCATTAAGAGCTATATGCTTCTTCTGAAATCAGGTTTGTCTATTTTTGTTAAATCTCTATTGATATTCATCAAATGACCGGTTTTTAAAGCCTTTGTTTAAATTTTGAGCACAAAGATGTCCAGATTTCTTttctattataatttttttttgtaataaagaaaattatttctttcatatctacacatgtaagatacagatatcctatgaaagaaaggtataaAAGATAttgcatctttaaaaatcagttttcaaGGTGCCCCCTTCCCCACACCTACTCCTTTATGTTGCTCCACGCCTCATTGAAGCCTTCTGCTTCCAATTCTTGCCTACACTTGTACTGTAAATGGAGCAAGATACTCACCACCCCACTGATTGTATTCTTTAATCCAATGTAAAACTTGAAATCCCTGTTTTGGCCctgcaagcatcctcatgtaatGTAGGTGCAAATTTGTTTACATCATCAATCTCTGGTATCTTTGCATGCCAATTAAGTGTCTGATAAGGGAATCAGACACTTGGCATGCAAAGATGGATCACTAGGGCAGGGTGACAAGGAGAATTTGAAGTTCCACATGTGaataatcaatatatagaaattaAAAGTAATCTGTTTCTTGAATAAATGAGTTCGTAATGAAAAGGAGACCATCAATGTGAATGAATAGTATTTATCATTGAAAACACTGTTAAAGTAAGACCCACTGTTAGGTACTGCAAAGCATAGATGATAAAGTTCTGTGTATGGATCATTGTTGATATGTGCTTTTGATAATGACATTTATCTTGGCCTGACCGGGAACTAACAAATTGGTACATATTTGCtatccacatacatgtattgaattttatttgttttgtattgcaGGATTGCTGTAATGGCAGGACTCTGGGGTGTCAGTTTATTAGCTGTGAACTTCATTGTACCCTGTGTGCTAGGAACTGAGTCTCCAACTGGGGTGGGGAACAACCTTATAGACTTCTGGATCATTCGTTTGGCTATCAATCTCCTGGGATACGCCACTGTGTTTGTACCAGGGGCGATCATAATAAATTACCtgagaaaaattaaatacagtGAAACAACAGGTAAGTGAAGCATTAAAGTACACTTGATAATGTTTGCACAAAGATTTTGTACATCGATGTCAGCATGCACATTGCAAATGCAAATTTCAACTTGGCACAAACAAGCTGCCATACAAATCTGTTAAGATAAGATGTAACACACAATAACCCCTTTTAACCTGATATGAAGTCGTGGTATATTCACCTGTAAATGGTTTTTATTAGTGCTCACTGTCATAATGTACCAAATTCATTATTTACTTATAATATAGAAGTGTTTCTGCTGTTTAGGTCAAGGTGTGATACAAGAATTCTTGAAACAATTGGCGTTTGGTAAGGAGGCTACTCTACCCGTTACACAGGAAGAGGATCATGGGAAGGGCAGTGATTCTGCCGAGGACTCTTCAGTACAACGGGGTCTTACATTACTATTTTGTGTAGCTGGACTGCAGGGATCATACTTAACATGGGGAGTTCTTCAAGAGAAAATCATGACATCAGAATATGGACGCACAGATCATACTCAAGGAGAATACTTTAAAAACTCACAATTTTTAGTATTTATCAACAGAATTTTAGCTTTTCTCATTGGTGTAGTTGTGTTAATTGTAAGGCCTCAGCCTACACATACAACACCTCTGTATAAATACTCATTCAGTTCCTTCTCCAACATAATGAGCAGCTGGTGCCAATATGAAGCCCTCAAGTTTGTTAGCTTTCCTTCACAAGTAATGGCTAAAGCATCCAAAGTAATCCCAGTGATGCTTATGGGCAAAGTTGTATCTCGGAAGAAGTACGAATACCATGAGTACTTGACTGCGGGACTGATCTCTGTGGGAGTGAGTCTGTTTTTACTGACAAGTGGAGATGCAACACGACACACAGGAGGGGTGACCACAATGTCGGGAGTCATCTTACTCATTGGTTACATGGCTTTTGACAGTTTCACTTCTAACTGGCAAGGAGAACTCTTTAAACGCCATAAAGTCTCCTCTATACAAATGATGACAGGAGTGAATCTCTTTTCTTGTCTTCTCACTGGTGTATCTTTAATAGAACAAGGAGGTTTCTTTGATTCACTAGCATTTATGACAAAACATCCTGATTTTATATCCCATGCCATAGTTCTAAGCTTTTGCTCTGCTGGTGGCCAACTGTTCATTTTTTACACTATTGCAAAGTTTGGACCTGTCACCTTTACCATCATTATGACCATCAGACAAGGATTGGCTATTTTGCTGTCGTGCATTATATATGGCCACCCAGTAACTATGATTGGGATTTTAGGCATTctttcagtttttctggctttgTTTCTACGCATATATGCCAATCAGAGGAAACGTACTCTACAGAGTCAACCAGCTAATAGTGTCTCCAAAGTCTGATGAACTACAGAATTATAtctagtttttagctcaccagagcaGAAAGCTCAAAGAAGCTTTTCTTGATCAAAATATGTTCATTGTCTGTTTGTgttcattttcatcttctccagcaACATTGGGCCTATTTCAATacaacttggcacaaatcatcttTGTTTTAAGAGGATACAAGTTTGTCCCATTCAAAGGGAGTATAATCAAGTAAAggaaaaatagggtggggccatttagaaattttctcaagaaccatggggccaagaaaagtttaaatttacatgaaagtttcctaaTATAGTatagataattttttttcttcaaatcatggcccctaggggtatggtgcccccccccccccccccccccccctcaaagttttacatgggaatttATAGGGATAATGTTTTGAAATCTTgctctcaagaacaacaggatCATGATTActcatatcaaattaaatatgcaagcatccccaagTAGTTCAGATTCAAATTTGGTCCAATTATGTCCCCTGGGGgttgggatcaaagttttatatgtgaaTATACAGGGAAACATCTGTGGTGTAGATCAAATTTGGATtccaaaaaaatctaaagaacttttagtaaacttgaaattgcaaaacttttctcaaatcaacaacatcaaaacgtatgacttttcaacaagTCATATGCAAGCATATGACTTtgagtgttgaaaagtcatacgttttgatgttgttgatttgagaaaagttttccaatttcaagtttactaaaagttctttagatttttttggaatccaaattt is a window from the Ostrea edulis chromosome 5, xbOstEdul1.1, whole genome shotgun sequence genome containing:
- the LOC125650900 gene encoding adenosine 3'-phospho 5'-phosphosulfate transporter 1-like, whose amino-acid sequence is MKSSHRRIAVMAGLWGVSLLAVNFIVPCVLGTESPTGVGNNLIDFWIIRLAINLLGYATVFVPGAIIINYLRKIKYSETTGQGVIQEFLKQLAFGKEATLPVTQEEDHGKGSDSAEDSSVQRGLTLLFCVAGLQGSYLTWGVLQEKIMTSEYGRTDHTQGEYFKNSQFLVFINRILAFLIGVVVLIVRPQPTHTTPLYKYSFSSFSNIMSSWCQYEALKFVSFPSQVMAKASKVIPVMLMGKVVSRKKYEYHEYLTAGLISVGVSLFLLTSGDATRHTGGVTTMSGVILLIGYMAFDSFTSNWQGELFKRHKVSSIQMMTGVNLFSCLLTGVSLIEQGGFFDSLAFMTKHPDFISHAIVLSFCSAGGQLFIFYTIAKFGPVTFTIIMTIRQGLAILLSCIIYGHPVTMIGILGILSVFLALFLRIYANQRKRTLQSQPANSVSKV